The sequence tgatttacATGTTTTTTATCAAATTGCAATTCCTTTTATACCCTCATCACTAAATAATTTAATACTGACTCATACTTTTACTTTTATGTCTCATAATTTCATTCGTGCACAGGTGATATAGGGTATGTATGAATAAGCTTTTGCGGGTAACAAAATTGATTTTATATGTATATCTAAAATTTACTTAATGTTTATCCAAAGATATTTTGTGGGTAACAAAACTGATTTTCTATGTATATCTAAAATCTAATTAATGTTTATCCAAAAATACTGTTACAAAATTTATCCGGCTAAAAAAAAGGAACCGAAAATATTTGCTTCAACATCAATCGGACGAGTAGATGTCATACGGTAGCGATTTTAATTAAATGACACGATATATGTGAGAGAGTAGCCGTGAAGAATTTTAAACCATAGGTTAAAGTTAAACCATAGGATATCTCTAAGAGGATAAATAAAGACAAGAGCAATCACAGAATTAATACAAATTGTAGAGATAAACAGGTGTGAATTAAGTATTAAGTAGTGGGACCCAGGTATTTAAGTGGACCTCAAGGGCTTTTATGTaagtttttttttacatttatGACCAGGTTTATCATCAATGATTATCTCGAAACTTTAATAGAAAAGTCCGAAGAACAATGTAAAAGTTCTTAACATGCATACGAGTATACAAGTTAAGAAGACCCATAGAATAATATTTTAAGAGAATAATTGAGCATCAcgagattgattggcttgattgtTGAAAAAAATACACCTCAAAGGTAGAGTATGGTGCAAAATGCAACTAAGCTAAGCCTTTATGGAGGTACAAATACCTAGTATGACATGGCAAGACAAATATTAATGAGCAGAAAATCAGATCTGAAGTATCCTTGAAAAGATACTTAACTTTTGAATGAAGAAGGGGATAGGTGCATGACATAGAAAACCCCGTAATTCCTAGTAGATGGAAGTGTATTTCAGTTAGGAGAGAAGTTAATAGTTCggcaaaagagagaaaaaaaatgtaaTTGCTTGGAAGATTCTGATGAGCCTATATCTGTGTGCTTACAGGATCTGGATTTTATTGAAAGAACCAGAAGCCAACTGCAAAGATAAATACAAATTACAAATTTCTGGCAATGAAGGACAAAGCATCCACCCGAAGAGAAAgagcaaacaaaaaagaaaagctaACTACAAGAACGAAGAGCTgcagaaaagaaaagagctgattcAAGGTGGTTCAAAGATAACACACACTTCCAGTTGACATGAACTCCTTAAGAGAGAATTCTGAGACACTGGTGGTTAGATAGAGATAGTACGCGATTGCATGCCTGATGATTTTTTGAATGAGCTTAATTCTTGAGAGACTTGTTGTTGAATGGCCTCTGATTCCTTTCCTTCCACAGGGTCCATTATGCATAAAATCTACTGATCAAATCAGGGATTTGATTTGGCTACTGATTGTTGTGATCTGGCCGTCCTAATGAGACCCTCTTGAATCAACGACGCAACAAGCTGCCATCCAAATAAAGCATAAGTGAACTTTTGATTAGCAATTCTTGTGTATCTATGGTTCAAGCCAAGAAAAATTTACCTGCCCTCTCTGGTTATACATTCTAGCTGAACAGAATCCACAGCCACTGCTGGCTGATGGACTTTCAATCTGATTACAAACAAATTAATCATCAGCTGGTAATATTAACCTCATTAAAGAATTACTTGAAATCGATGATGAACAACAGATGTTACCAACTATGTTCAAATACTATGGAGAAAAGCACAAAGGTTTATGTACTTGCCACGTTTAGTAACCACTCGGCTCTAAAAGGCCTGTGGAACCACATCCTAGAAAACGAGAAGAATCACGTTAAAACAAATTAGGCTTCTACTCCAAACTGATAATTTCACCCTTTTTTTTTCTACACCAAAATTTTCAATTTCCTGTGAAATCTTTGTTTATGTCGAATACTGTACGGCTAGGAAAATAAGTTAAATAACAAACATTCTTAGGAAATTGTTAATAAGTTAAATAACAAACATTTACCTGCTCAGGAAAATAAGGCAATGAAAAAACTCACTGTAATATCTGGGTTGAACTAATTGAGCAATTTTCCCAAAAGATGAAATTGGAAGCCTCTGCAGTATTGGAATATTAGCTAGAAACTGGATTACTTCAACAAAGAATTCCATAAAAAAATGTGTATGATCGTTTTCGTAATGAATTCAGAGAAGAGGTGTGATGATCAACAAACCACAGAAAATGTAGTTAGAGCTAAGCACGATTCATTGAGTAGCTAATTAAAATATTGCTGATAACCTTAAAATAGTACAGTATATTCGACAACGTCACTCCCCTTATACAAAGTGGTTGGGGTTTCTCGCGGACTCCCCATATTTTTTCCATAAGAACCAATTATGCCTGCCTAATAAAACACTGCATATTCCAAACCCAAAAAATTCTCCAATGTAATAACTTTTGGATTCTTTTACAACGTGAAACACTCTGTATATATATATGGAGAGGAGATTGTACAATGAAATATTAATCTCCATCTGTTTCTAGGTACAAACTTTTAACATATAACAGCAGTGCCGATTAAAGGGAGAATCTTACATGGGTAAAAAGCGCTGGCACAGTCCAAAAGAAAGCAGATAATATTTCTGGCACGTATTGAAAGTGCCGTGTTAAACCCCACCTGCGCAGCAATCTATGATATTAAGAAAAATCTGGTGAAAGATCAATACTAACTACAGAATTACGACCAACATATCTAATACTGAGCAGCTAAATGAATTGCTCCGGTTCGCAAATACATATTGAAGTACCAAGCACGATCAAATAATTTTTGTGATGTAACAAATTAAAGAAAAGAACAACTTACCATCCTGAGGTTAAAAGAAGGCTAGCTTTGGTCTCCCCCTTGCTAGTTTGATAGGAGGCGACAATCTGCTGAAAAATTTAGTTATATTGAGGCTTCTAAAATTATAAACAGCCTGCTTCCAGGATAACTGTTGCGCAGACAAAAGCATAACTGCGGCGAAATAGATAACATGGGAGCAATGACAATGTGGAATACCTTTGATGGAGCTCTTCCCCACACCAAGCACTTTCCATTTGTTCTGCGGAATTCTTGTCTTTGCCTGTCGCAGTTGTAGTTGACGTATACACACAGAACACCAGCAGCTAAGATAAGAAGTGCTGTCTGGAAGCAATTGGTCAAGGTTAGAATCACAAAATAGCACTTGCACTACTCAGAAAGACTTTGTTTAGGAACAAGGACGGTGCATGGATAATGTGCACTAGTTACTTACCTGAGTACCAAGATTCACTGGATGATTGACTAGGTACATTCCAGGTGAGGTATAAATTGACGGAACCCAGACCAAGCATCCCCAGCAAATATAAAACGCAGCTGtagaaatcaaagaagaagatTTGAGGCAACTGAAATTCTTAAAAATTACAAACCCAGAAGATTGTAATGATTTAAATGCCTCTTTTGCAGATAGATCTTGAGGGAGATATTTCGATTCTTTTTAATAGGGGTCATTGCAAACCGAATGTCGATATATACAATCTAGTAGGCAAGTCATGTACTTTTGTGATGATAGTGATTTATACTCATCTACACCTCCAGGTAGATGGCGCTCAGTACTGTTAAAATTAACAAAAAAGGATACTTCAGTGGTACCTCGATCATGTGCAATGTCCATTGTACTCCAGTATCCAGCTTCCCACCAAAAGAACTTGGTTACGTACACAAGCATCAATACAGTGTTCACAAGCATAGAGTCAGCTACTTTCCAATTCATTTCATACTGCAATCATTTGTTGAAGTGGTGGAATTGTTAAACAAGAGAATAAAAGAGTATTACATGACAGCAAATCTAGAAAGGGACAATCTGAATTAACAACATCCTGGCTGAGATTCTACGCCTACTTTTATGAACTGTCTTGCTTTACCTACAAATGGTATCGCGTTATAAGGCACAGGTAAAGGATCTGTTGTGCTCTTCCTGAAACTATCCATTAGATGATGATGGTTAAGCGACTAACCTGCTTGATACAATAAGTGACAGCAAGAACACGCCGAGACATCATACCGAATCTACAATTTGTATTTGTAAAGACCTTAATATCAAAGTATTTCCCAATTCGAGGATATAGCTCCATTCCCTGCATTATAAGGATATGACAAGATATTAGTGCATATTGAAACGTATAATTGCGAGATAAAAGAAAAACCAAATACATACATCGGTTACTTCTAAGAATCACATAAACACATAAATGAGTTTAGGTTACCATGGCAGGCATAATGCATGTGTTTCCCAAACATAAAACATTAAAGAAGGCTGCAGCTCCGACACAGTTCAAATTCCATAAGCTTAATTCAGCATATTATGTGGGATAGTTAACTAGTATTGCAGAAATATTTACTCTAGGAAATTGTATCTTTCCCATATACTTCATAATACGACATAAACATGGGAATGCTAAAGATCATAAAGTTAGATCCTGAAAAGCTTCGCCAATAGTAAACCTTTTGCATGTATAGAGTATAAACTTCTGCCCGTTAAAGGAATGTGGACTAGATGATCAGATTCAGTATAAGATAACCCAGAGTCGCCAAAGTATAAACTTATTGTCCATCAAATTTAAGAACTCACCCAGTAGAAGTCAATGATAGGATTCCCAGATGATCCGGAGCCGGTGGAGGATGGAGCACTACGACCCTTATAGACAAAGATAGTAAATTAGAAAGGTGCGACATATACTGTATTAGTAAACAAATGAATACTGGCAACAAAGAAGTAGTTGAGCCCATTTCAATCCATAACCCTCACTTTTATGTATAGAAGGATACAAAAGATTAAACTTCCGGAGATGAGTGCTGAGTAAATCTCTCCCAAATGGTCATCGACGATTGCAGGGTTAAACCTTTCTAATTGTCTTCAGCTTTCCAAATACCATCTGTACAAAGAAGAGATCTTACTGGAAAGGTACTTCAAGCTAAGTTTTTAAAACGAGTTATCATTGCTCATCAAGACTCACATGCTAAAAATTAGATTGCCGATAATCATGACATACACGGACACTATTATGCTGATTACCTTGTAGACAGGTACATTCCCTGCAGGAGAGATGGGACCTTCAACTCGTTTGCCAGGAAGAGCAAGTTGAAGTAGAGCCTCGAATGCTGCATAGCAAGCAATAGTTTTCCATGCTATGGCAGTAGGTCTTGGCCAAATATCAACAAATCCTTGTAAGCCATTTTGCTTTAAGTAATCAAAAGTTTGAAGGACGGATCCATCGGCATGAACCATATTGTGTAGCATCTGCAGTGATATAGGATATTTAGTAAGTATCTAACTTTACTTCAACCAATTCAAGCCATTTAATAGCAAACTAGAAAATACAAATGTCAGAGTGAAACTGAACAGCACTTCATTTTCATTCAGAAATCTTATCACCAAAAGGTTTACTGACATTCACACACAAAAGGTGTTTCTCCATTTAGAAGCATTGTGTTGCTGGGTGAAATCAGTGTTGCTTGATAGTGATAGAAACCAATTGGGCAAACGGAAAACTCATTAAGAATTTCTATCAAACACTTCGTAGACCCGCTTACAGAGTTTCCATATTCGAGTTAATACAAGATTAGGAAACAGGTAGTAGAGTTGTAATTTTGAAACGCGTTTCCATATTTCTTCAAACTTCTATATTCAGGACTTCCGCTTGTTCTATATAAATCATAGGGGGTTAGTTCAGAAACCATATTCCTTCTTCCTTGTATCTTAATCTTAAGGTGAGATAGCATCAGAAGCAAAAACTAGGGTTCGCGTGTCTGATTCATCAAGAAGAAAGTCTGtgattgattgattttgtttttgtatttgagAATTGCTTAACATGGATGTGTACGATGATGAATTGCTTAAGATGGATGAGGATTATGACTGCTTAATGTCGTATGATGAATTTTCAGACTCGGCAATATGGAGTGGTGAGTTTCCGGACTTCGACGGCTCTTGTTGGAATTTCTCGGATTGGGCAGATGAAGTGGCATGCATTTTCGATGAAAGGAAGGTAACAGACGATGCCATTAGAGTTGGAATAGCAGTTGATACCTTCACATCGTCAGCCTTGTCATGGTGGGAAAGTCTTGGAAGAGCACGAGAAGAAATCACTACTTGGGAATGTCTGATTTGGGTCATGTATTGTGCCTGCCAGATATGTGTAGATCCTGAAAACCTttgaaaaatttgatgtatttgatTACTGGGAGCTGCTGAGGCGAAATCagattttatgttttattttattttattattcttgttTGATGTAAGAATGGCTTAAGCCCTGTAATAAACTATTTGCTGTTTTTACCACTTGGATGTCAAAGTTGAGAATTTAAGAGTGCAATTTTTATCCATCTGATGTTGTCTCTAGTTTGAAAGTATCTGTATGTTTCTTTTATGAGTTCATGTTCTTCGGACACATACTTTCAATACACAATGCATATGACCCAATCAAGCTTCTACAGAAGTTCCAAGAAATAAAGTACAAACTAATGCCCAGATTGTTACAGTTCTTTAAGATATAAAAGCGGAAGTTTTCTTGTTGGGTTTAAACACATATTTGATCAGCGATTCTTTAATTGATAGCAACTCAggaaactccttcaatttagaCGCATCCATCTCGTTGCTGCATCGACCAGCAACAATCACCTTAGCCTGTTCTTCAAGGGTGAAGTTACTCCATTTAGAATTGATGCAGGgtatactacaattccagaagattccgcttagaggtttggcttccatggtttcctagtttcagtctttcttatttttaggattcttttagattttcttttagttttctgtttcctagtttagttattcttcaagcctatataaaggctagattaagtcttgtaagatctatctattactcaatcaaattattaaacacaaaacttatctttctcttcttgcttgaattctcttctcttcttgcttatagcaatctagtattgctttcttttaccttgttccacattagttggtatcaaccgcttagttttaggtcttcatcctataacttgatcctttacatcgcttccgcaacacctttcagtccttttttagttccttttcgtatacaaaaaaaaaaaatgactgctcaaccagttactctagcagcaatcgaagctctcatcaaatctcataccgagattttggcaaaaaacattactgaagctcttgagaagtccatggaggacaaattagggttaagagataccaagcttgaaaccatgcagaatcaacttttgaaggtttcaaaacatataaatctagatttagatatgcctgagcttgtagacttagaaggaaaaactaaagaagatatatttcagtttttacagaatgatgaagtacctgaagatgtattgcgtactttaaacattaagaaatcGTATGAAGGcttcataggtcattcaaagaagaagatagtttctcctgcacttgacaatgatgatgaagatgaacgtgagaacgatctagagaagaattggattgaagaacgacgtttaaaaactgatcacaacccttacagttctttaccagaatataaactaaaagctgatattcccaacttctctggaaattttcgcattgaagaactaactgaatggttctttgaggtagaagcttttttcgaattcatggaagtccctgaagattctaaggttaaacttgtgacatacaaactcaaaggaggagctgcagcttggtgggataagatctgtgatgatcgtagaaacgctaacaaaccgaaaatacgtacttggaaacgtatgaaaactttgatcagggataagttcttacctagagactttatgaagcaacttttcatcaaattacaaaacattcagcagggggcacgaactgttgaagaatatgtgtcagatttttataatttggtcgcacgaaatcaactcaaagaatctgaagaacagttatttgcaagattcattgagggactgaatagattaatacaaaatggtatgactcattcagtttttactatggtcgaagttgtgcagcaagctattaagatagaaaatcgtcttattcgttcttctaggatttatccatccagacaagggcatcatcaaaatacttacaggggtaccaattcatctcaaaacttttctccagatactgttttaaatattcccaggcctccttacgatgatgttagccattcacatcgacaacctagccatattgtgccctatactccacctctggctgcacctatcttagccaatccagttgatcttcagccgggtcagcaatctcactctctgcaaccaactccttctactacagggaatcggtttcataacaggcaacaacaatttccaccgcaacagcgagctaataatgcttatacaaaatttcgtggagataagtgaaataaatgtcagcaatcggggcacacttctagtgattgtcggaaattcaatgctttgattggtgaacctcagttcattaatgaagtcactggtgcgcttaatgagttcgaagatgaagactcacctggtgatgacgacgagtttgttgggatgattcatccattatttcttactcaacaatgcaagtctaGGAGACAtagtatttttaaatcaagatgttatattgggggtaaaatctgcaagatgataattgatagtggcagtgtggataattatattgttgatcacgtagttaagaatcttgaactaccagtaacttctcatccagaaccttacactgtaggatgggttaatgcctctagcacacagaagattactcttcagtgttatgtgtcattctcttttgagggttatgaagacacagttctatgtgatgtcattaatatgacggcaacccatcttcttcttggcagaccttggcaataTGATATTCACtcggttcacaatggattcgagaatacttacacttttgttcataatgggaaaatcaaggttcttagtccatccaattccacttcaaactcttgtgcacAGACTGATGCTATCGTAGCCAttgttattcgttctttgcacccacaacattctttacattcccatgaagattctaagcctatgattgagttgcctgcaaaggGACAGGTAATTtatttgcttacaaagggtttaATACGACatagcaacagtccttgtgccagtcctgccttcttggttagtaaaaaagacaatggatggaggatgtgtgtcgattgcagagcattaaatcgcatcaccgttccttatagatttccgatcccgcgtattgataatatgattgatttactgtcgggctctattatttttactaagttggatttacgcagtggttaccaccatATACGCAATCGAGGTGGCGATGAGTGGAAAACAtcattcaagacacgtgaaggtttatatgaatggctggtcatgccatttgggttatctaatgcacctagtacttttatgcgacttatgaatcaggttctccaaccctttatcagtaaatttgttattgtctattttgatgacatactaatttttagtcgcagtgagccagaacacctccaacatctttcacaagtgtttcaagttcttgctgacaactctttatatgt comes from Papaver somniferum cultivar HN1 chromosome 7, ASM357369v1, whole genome shotgun sequence and encodes:
- the LOC113298913 gene encoding 7-dehydrocholesterol reductase-like isoform X1; translated protein: MELYPRIGKYFDIKVFTNTNCRFGMMSRRVLAVTYCIKQYEMNWKVADSMLVNTVLMLVYVTKFFWWEAGYWSTMDIAHDRAAFYICWGCLVWVPSIYTSPGMYLVNHPVNLGTQTALLILAAGVLCVYVNYNCDRQRQEFRRTNGKCLVWGRAPSKQIVASYQTSKGETKASLLLTSGWWGLTRHFQYVPEILSAFFWTVPALFTHRLPISSFGKIAQLVQPRYYSEFFHCLIFLSRMWFHRPFRAEWLLNVIESPSASSGCGFCSARMYNQRGQLVASLIQEGLIRTARSQQSVAKSNP
- the LOC113298913 gene encoding 7-dehydrocholesterol reductase-like isoform X3; protein product: MELYPRIGKYFDIKVFTNTNCRFGMMSRRVLAVTYCIKQYEMNWKVADSMLVNTVLMLVYVTKFFWWEAGYWSTMDIAHDRAAFYICWGCLVWVPSIYTSPGMYLVNHPVNLGTQTALLILAAGVLCVYVNYNCDRQRQEFRRTNGKCLVWGRAPSKQIVASYQTSKGETKASLLLTSGWWGLTRHFQYVPEILSAFFWTVPALFTHRLPISSFGKIAQLVQPRYYSEFFHCLIFLSRLKVHQPAVAVDSVQLECITREGSLLRR
- the LOC113298913 gene encoding 7-dehydrocholesterol reductase-like isoform X2 produces the protein MELYPRIGKYFDIKVFTNTNCRFGMMSRRVLAVTYCIKQYEMNWKVADSMLVNTVLMLVYVTKFFWWEAGYWSTMDIAHDRAAFYICWGCLVWVPSIYTSPGMYLVNHPVNLGTQTALLILAAGVLCVYVNYNCDRQRQEFRRTNGKCLVWGRAPSKIVASYQTSKGETKASLLLTSGWWGLTRHFQYVPEILSAFFWTVPALFTHRLPISSFGKIAQLVQPRYYSEFFHCLIFLSRMWFHRPFRAEWLLNVIESPSASSGCGFCSARMYNQRGQLVASLIQEGLIRTARSQQSVAKSNP
- the LOC113298913 gene encoding 7-dehydrocholesterol reductase-like isoform X4, which encodes MELYPRIGKYFDIKVFTNTNCRFGMMSRRVLAVTYCIKQYEMNWKVADSMLVNTVLMLVYVTKFFWWEAGYWSTMDIAHDRAAFYICWGCLVWVPSIYTSPGMYLVNHPVNLGTQTALLILAAGVLCVYVNYNCDRQRQEFRRTNGKCLVWGRAPSKQIVASYQTSKGETKASLLLTSGWWGLTRHFQYVPEILSAFFWTVPALFTHRLPISSFGKIAQLVQPRYYSEFFHCLIFLSRMWFHRPFRAEWLLNVAST